In Rhodobacter xanthinilyticus, a single window of DNA contains:
- a CDS encoding ABC-F family ATP-binding cassette domain-containing protein: MLKISDITYAVEGRPLFEGASATIPEGHKVGLVGANGAGKTTLFRLIKGEIALESGELSLPARARIGGVAQEVPSSSTSLIDTVLAADTERASLMAEAESATDPHRIAEIQTRLADIEAWSAEGRASAILKGLGFDAEAQRRPCSDFSGGWRMRVALAGVLFAQPDLLLLDEPTNYLDLEGALWLEQYLARYPHTVIVISHDRDLLNRAVGAILHLENRKLTLYQGGYDTFARTRAEQRAVLAAEAKKQDARRAHLQSFVDRFKAKATKAAQAQARVKMLEKMVPITAPEEAAKQVFTFPAPEQLSPPIIALESASVGYGGTPVLKRLNLRIDQDDRIALLGRNGEGKSTLSKLLAGKLEVSEGRITRSSKLRIGYFAQHQVDELDLGASPLLHLQRLRPEEHQAKLRARLAGFGLGADQAETEVRKLSGGQKARLSLLLATLDAPHLLILDEPTNHLDIESREALVEALTAYSGAVVLVSHDMHLLSLAADRLWLVKGGAVAPYGGDLESYRAELLAGDPAEKAAAKPKATEKPARPSRDAVLALRAEARKCEERVNKLSEMLEKLDEKLADPELYEASRAAERDKWLLKHAEAREAMGRAEELWMAAFEALEEAMAG; encoded by the coding sequence ATGCTGAAGATTTCCGACATCACCTATGCGGTCGAGGGGCGGCCCCTGTTCGAGGGCGCCTCGGCGACGATCCCGGAGGGCCACAAGGTCGGCCTCGTCGGCGCCAATGGCGCGGGCAAGACGACGCTGTTCCGGCTGATCAAGGGGGAGATCGCGCTGGAGAGCGGGGAGCTGTCGCTGCCCGCGCGGGCGCGGATCGGGGGCGTGGCGCAGGAGGTGCCGAGCTCCTCGACCTCGCTGATCGACACGGTTCTCGCCGCCGATACCGAGCGCGCGAGCCTGATGGCGGAGGCCGAGAGCGCCACCGACCCGCATCGGATCGCCGAGATCCAGACGCGGCTGGCCGATATCGAGGCCTGGTCGGCGGAGGGGCGCGCGAGCGCGATCCTGAAGGGGCTCGGCTTTGATGCGGAGGCGCAGCGCCGCCCCTGTTCGGATTTCTCGGGCGGCTGGCGGATGCGCGTCGCGCTCGCGGGCGTGCTCTTCGCGCAGCCCGATCTTCTGCTCCTCGACGAGCCGACGAACTATCTCGACCTCGAGGGCGCGCTCTGGCTCGAGCAATATCTCGCGCGCTATCCGCATACGGTGATCGTGATCTCGCATGACCGGGATCTGCTGAACCGGGCGGTGGGCGCGATCCTGCATCTCGAGAACCGCAAGCTGACGCTCTATCAGGGCGGCTACGATACGTTCGCGCGCACCCGCGCCGAGCAGCGCGCCGTTCTGGCCGCCGAAGCGAAGAAGCAGGATGCGCGGCGCGCCCATCTGCAAAGTTTCGTTGACCGCTTCAAGGCCAAGGCCACCAAGGCCGCCCAGGCGCAGGCGCGCGTCAAGATGCTCGAGAAGATGGTGCCGATCACCGCCCCCGAAGAGGCGGCCAAACAGGTCTTCACCTTCCCCGCCCCCGAACAGCTCAGCCCGCCGATCATCGCACTCGAGAGCGCCTCGGTGGGCTATGGCGGCACGCCGGTGCTCAAACGGCTCAACCTGCGCATCGACCAGGATGACCGGATCGCGCTCCTGGGCCGCAACGGCGAGGGGAAATCCACGCTTTCCAAGCTCTTGGCGGGCAAACTTGAGGTGAGCGAGGGGCGCATCACGCGCTCGTCCAAGCTGCGGATCGGCTATTTCGCCCAGCATCAGGTCGATGAGCTCGATCTCGGCGCGAGCCCGCTTTTGCATCTGCAACGGCTGCGCCCGGAGGAACATCAGGCGAAGCTGCGCGCGCGGCTGGCGGGGTTTGGCCTTGGCGCCGATCAGGCGGAAACCGAGGTGCGCAAGCTCTCGGGCGGGCAAAAGGCGCGGCTCTCGCTGCTCTTGGCCACGCTCGATGCGCCGCATCTGCTGATCCTCGACGAGCCGACCAACCATCTCGACATCGAGAGCCGCGAGGCGCTGGTCGAGGCGCTGACCGCCTATTCGGGCGCGGTGGTGCTGGTCAGCCACGACATGCACCTGCTCAGCCTCGCGGCCGACCGGCTCTGGCTGGTGAAGGGCGGCGCGGTGGCGCCCTATGGTGGCGATCTCGAGAGCTACCGGGCCGAGCTTCTGGCGGGCGATCCGGCCGAGAAAGCCGCGGCCAAGCCGAAAGCCACCGAGAAGCCCGCGCGCCCCTCGCGCGATGCGGTTCTCGCGCTGCGGGCGGAGGCGCGCAAATGCGAAGAGCGCGTGAACAAGCTCTCGGAAATGCTTGAAAAGCTGGATGAAAAACTCGCCGACCCGGAGCTTTACGAGGCCTCCCGCGCGGCCGAGCGCGACAAATGGCTGCTCAAACATGCCGAAGCGCGCGAGGCGATGGGCCGCGCCGAGGAGCTCTGGATGGCCGCGTTCGAGGCGCTGGAAGAGGCCATGGCGGGCTGA
- a CDS encoding Fe(3+) ABC transporter substrate-binding protein, with protein MTQRILLALIPALTAAPALAEDVNVYSHRQPELVQPLFDAFTAETGINVNVAFVDKGMVERLTAEGARSPADLVMTVDIARLDQVVAAGVTQAVDDPALEAAIPAEFRDPGQHWFGLTSRARIVYASKDRVAPGEVTTYEDLADPKWKGRICTRPFTSDYNVALTAAFLAHHGPEATRAWLEGVKANLAKRPEGNDRSQVKSIWAGECDISLGNTYYMGQMLADPEQIPWANAVNIVFPVFEGGGTHVNISGVAMTKSAPNRDNALKLMEFLASDEAQRIYAETNHEFPIKPGVARSALVESWGEFTPDSLSLTEMARLRPEALKLIEDVNFDG; from the coding sequence ATGACCCAGCGCATCCTTCTGGCCCTGATCCCCGCGCTCACCGCGGCCCCGGCGCTCGCCGAGGACGTCAATGTCTATTCCCACCGCCAGCCCGAGCTCGTGCAGCCGCTCTTTGACGCCTTCACCGCCGAAACCGGGATCAACGTCAATGTCGCCTTCGTCGACAAGGGCATGGTCGAACGGCTGACCGCCGAGGGCGCGCGCTCGCCTGCCGATCTGGTGATGACGGTCGATATCGCGCGGCTCGATCAGGTGGTCGCGGCCGGCGTCACCCAAGCCGTCGACGACCCCGCCCTCGAGGCCGCGATCCCCGCCGAATTCCGCGACCCGGGCCAGCACTGGTTCGGCCTGACCTCGCGCGCGCGCATCGTCTACGCCAGCAAGGACCGCGTCGCGCCGGGCGAGGTGACCACCTACGAAGACCTCGCCGACCCGAAATGGAAAGGCCGGATCTGCACCCGCCCCTTCACCTCGGATTACAACGTCGCGCTGACCGCGGCCTTCCTCGCCCATCACGGCCCCGAGGCGACGCGCGCCTGGCTCGAGGGGGTGAAAGCCAACCTCGCCAAGCGCCCCGAGGGCAATGACCGCAGCCAGGTGAAATCGATCTGGGCGGGCGAATGCGACATCTCGCTCGGCAACACCTATTACATGGGCCAGATGCTCGCCGACCCCGAACAGATCCCGTGGGCGAATGCGGTCAACATCGTCTTCCCGGTCTTCGAGGGCGGCGGCACGCATGTGAACATCTCTGGCGTGGCGATGACGAAATCCGCGCCGAACCGCGACAACGCCTTGAAACTCATGGAGTTTCTGGCCTCCGACGAGGCGCAGCGGATCTATGCCGAGACCAACCATGAATTCCCGATCAAACCGGGTGTGGCGCGCTCGGCGCTGGTCGAGAGCTGGGGCGAGTTCACCCCCGACAGCCTGAGCCTGACCGAGATGGCGCGGCTGCGGCCGGAGGCGCTCAAGCTCATCGAAGATGTGAACTTCGACGGCTAA
- the ndk gene encoding nucleoside-diphosphate kinase: MAIERTLSIIKPDATRRNLTGKINAKFEEAGLRIVAQKRIKLSMDQAGKFYEVHKERPFYGELCEFMASEPVVVQVLEGEGAIAKNREVMGATNPANAADGTIRKEFALSMGENSVHGSDAPETAAVEIAFFFSGLELVG, translated from the coding sequence ATGGCGATCGAACGCACTCTCTCCATCATCAAACCCGATGCGACCCGTCGCAACCTCACCGGCAAGATCAATGCCAAGTTCGAGGAAGCCGGCCTGCGCATCGTCGCGCAAAAGCGCATCAAGCTGTCGATGGACCAAGCCGGCAAGTTCTACGAAGTCCACAAAGAGCGCCCCTTCTACGGCGAGCTGTGCGAATTCATGGCCTCTGAACCGGTCGTGGTGCAGGTGCTGGAAGGCGAAGGCGCGATCGCCAAGAACCGTGAAGTGATGGGCGCAACCAACCCGGCCAATGCCGCCGACGGCACCATCCGCAAGGAATTCGCGCTCTCGATGGGCGAAAACTCGGTCCACGGCTCGGATGCGCCGGAAACCGCCGCGGTCGAGATCGCCTTCTTCTTCTCGGGCCTCGAGCTCGTCGGCTGA
- a CDS encoding nucleoside hydrolase — MARKIIIDTDPGQDDAVAILLALASEELEVLGICCVAGNVPLARTEENARKICELAGRREMRVFAGCDRPMQRALVTAEYVHGKTGLDGIALAPPTMPLESQHAVDFLIETLRKEPPGSVTLCTLGPLTNVATAFARAPDIIPRVAEIVAMGGAYFEVGNTTPAAEFNIYVDPQAAEIVFKSGVPLVVLPLDATHQVLTTRTRIEAFRALGTPVGQAVAAWTDFFERFDMAKYGSEGAPLHDPCVIAYLLKPELFEGRHINVEIETGSELTLGMTVADWWGVTDRPANAYFVGKADAAGFYALLTERLARL; from the coding sequence ATGGCACGCAAGATCATCATCGACACCGACCCCGGACAAGACGACGCGGTCGCGATCCTGCTGGCGCTGGCGAGCGAGGAGCTCGAGGTGCTGGGGATCTGCTGCGTGGCGGGCAATGTGCCGCTCGCGCGCACCGAGGAAAACGCGCGCAAGATCTGCGAGCTGGCCGGGCGGCGCGAGATGCGGGTGTTTGCCGGCTGCGACCGGCCGATGCAGCGCGCGCTGGTCACGGCGGAATATGTGCATGGCAAGACCGGCCTCGACGGGATCGCGCTCGCGCCGCCGACGATGCCGCTCGAGAGCCAGCATGCGGTTGATTTCCTGATCGAAACGCTGCGCAAGGAGCCGCCGGGCTCGGTCACGCTGTGCACCCTCGGGCCGCTGACGAATGTCGCCACCGCCTTTGCCCGCGCCCCCGACATCATCCCGCGGGTGGCCGAGATCGTGGCGATGGGCGGGGCTTATTTCGAGGTCGGCAACACCACGCCCGCGGCCGAGTTCAACATTTACGTCGACCCGCAAGCGGCTGAGATCGTGTTCAAATCCGGGGTGCCGCTGGTGGTCTTGCCGCTCGATGCAACGCATCAGGTGCTCACCACGCGCACCCGGATCGAGGCGTTTCGCGCGCTTGGCACGCCGGTTGGCCAGGCCGTCGCCGCCTGGACGGATTTCTTCGAGCGGTTCGACATGGCGAAATATGGCTCCGAGGGCGCGCCGCTACATGACCCCTGCGTGATCGCCTATCTGCTCAAACCCGAGCTTTTCGAGGGGCGCCATATCAATGTCGAGATCGAGACTGGCTCGGAGCTGACGCTCGGCATGACGGTTGCCGATTGGTGGGGGGTGACGGATCGGCCGGCGAATGCCTATTTTGTCGGAAAGGCCGATGCGGCGGGGTTCTATGCGCTTTTGACCGAGCGTCTCGCGCGGCTTTGA
- a CDS encoding TfoX/Sxy family DNA transformation protein: MPTPLTDIAGIGPATAEGFLRAGISDAEALRAMGADAAYGAWLAAGNPPHFIGYYALVMALQGRPWNDCRGAEKDALRTRFEALKAGARRAGRPAAAADPDHEKRRLLREAAFDEIGIGLRRAQP; the protein is encoded by the coding sequence ATGCCTACCCCCCTGACCGACATCGCCGGGATTGGCCCGGCCACTGCCGAAGGCTTTCTCCGCGCCGGGATTTCCGACGCGGAGGCTTTGCGTGCGATGGGCGCGGATGCGGCCTATGGCGCCTGGCTCGCGGCGGGCAACCCGCCTCATTTCATCGGCTATTATGCTTTGGTGATGGCGCTGCAGGGCCGGCCCTGGAACGATTGCCGTGGCGCTGAGAAAGACGCGCTGCGGACGCGGTTCGAGGCGTTGAAAGCGGGCGCGCGGCGCGCGGGGCGCCCCGCGGCGGCGGCAGACCCCGACCATGAAAAACGCCGCCTCTTGCGGGAGGCGGCGTTTGACGAGATTGGCATCGGGCTGCGACGCGCGCAGCCCTAA